One Fuerstiella marisgermanici DNA window includes the following coding sequences:
- the can gene encoding carbonate dehydratase, with amino-acid sequence MRLLSDLFERNTAWADGVVESDPDFFNRLSTLQSPDYLWIGCSDSRVPANQIVGLNPGDVFVHRNVANLVVHTDLNCLSVMQYAVEALRVKHIIVCGHYGCGGVGAAMAGKELGLIDNWLRHIQDIQSIHADRLMTIEDMTARANRLCELNVIEQVSNVCRTTIVRDAWRRGQSLSVHGWIYALTDGKLKDLNMCVNSQDELQDAYATTLTQGDFSAKA; translated from the coding sequence ATGCGACTACTGTCCGACTTATTCGAACGCAACACCGCGTGGGCCGACGGCGTAGTCGAGTCCGATCCCGACTTCTTTAACCGCCTTTCCACTTTGCAGTCACCCGACTACCTGTGGATCGGCTGTTCCGACAGTCGAGTGCCAGCCAACCAAATCGTGGGCCTGAATCCTGGCGACGTGTTCGTGCATCGCAACGTTGCCAACCTGGTTGTGCATACCGACCTGAACTGCCTGTCGGTCATGCAATACGCGGTCGAAGCGCTACGAGTAAAACATATCATCGTCTGCGGCCACTACGGTTGCGGCGGGGTCGGAGCGGCAATGGCGGGCAAAGAACTGGGCCTGATCGACAACTGGCTAAGGCACATCCAGGACATTCAGAGCATTCATGCCGACCGCCTGATGACCATCGAAGACATGACCGCACGCGCAAACCGGTTGTGCGAGCTGAATGTTATTGAGCAGGTATCAAACGTTTGCCGCACTACGATCGTCCGCGATGCGTGGCGTCGGGGTCAGTCACTATCTGTGCACGGCTGGATTTATGCACTAACCGACGGCAAGTTGAAGGACCTGAATATGTGCGTCAATTCACAGGATGAACTACAGGACGCCTACGCCACAACACTGACGCAAGGCGACTTCAGCGCTAAGGCCTGA
- the hisB gene encoding imidazoleglycerol-phosphate dehydratase HisB, with translation MSRTAEISRETAETQIHLKIDLDGSGQNDIKTGVGFFDHMLTLFARHGLFDLTVKATGDVYVDDHHTVEDVGICLGRAIAEAVGDKKGINRYGSLSLPMEETLVTSALDLSGRFAFVYKVAFPTEKIGTFDTELVQEFWNAVASNVMMNLHLVLHHGSNSHHISEGVFKATARALRQAVTIDPRQPGIPSSKGTLTG, from the coding sequence ATGTCACGCACGGCAGAAATCAGTCGCGAAACAGCGGAAACGCAAATCCACTTAAAGATCGATCTGGACGGTTCCGGCCAGAACGACATTAAGACCGGGGTTGGCTTCTTCGATCACATGCTCACGTTATTTGCTCGGCATGGCTTGTTCGACCTGACCGTCAAAGCGACCGGCGATGTGTATGTGGATGATCACCACACAGTGGAAGACGTAGGCATCTGCCTTGGTCGAGCGATCGCGGAAGCGGTTGGCGATAAGAAGGGCATTAACCGCTACGGCAGCCTGTCGTTGCCCATGGAAGAAACGCTGGTCACGTCGGCACTCGACCTAAGCGGACGATTTGCCTTTGTGTACAAGGTGGCCTTCCCGACCGAGAAGATTGGGACGTTCGACACCGAGTTAGTACAGGAATTCTGGAACGCTGTTGCCTCAAACGTGATGATGAATCTCCATTTGGTGCTGCACCACGGTTCGAACAGCCATCATATTTCGGAAGGTGTGTTCAAAGCGACCGCGCGAGCGTTGCGACAGGCTGTGACCATCGACCCAAGACAGCCCGGCATTCCGTCCTCGAAGGGCACGCTCACCGGTTAA
- a CDS encoding DUF1559 domain-containing protein, which translates to MRHRRGISILEVFVVLGILSLLLALLLPAVQSARERAREAVCKNNLHQLNLAVAQFTEAHKRMPAPAPPGQVGGWMVEILPFMEQAKLKDSIPDGLPITNAPSQLLQLPRLYRCPRRTTLDGGSLQSIEVAHYVLVPVSGRESFYLFDAPINLYAAWLSSPELPYDNVIAAEGPHHGGFHFASGFQQGVDFMLDGRKVR; encoded by the coding sequence ATGCGCCATCGCCGAGGTATTTCAATTTTGGAAGTGTTTGTGGTGTTAGGCATCCTCTCTCTGCTGCTGGCGCTGCTTCTACCTGCCGTGCAATCGGCTCGCGAACGAGCGCGGGAAGCCGTCTGCAAAAATAACCTGCATCAATTAAATCTTGCAGTCGCTCAGTTTACGGAGGCTCATAAACGCATGCCCGCACCTGCCCCACCCGGGCAGGTTGGAGGCTGGATGGTTGAAATCTTACCCTTCATGGAGCAAGCGAAGCTCAAGGATTCCATTCCGGATGGACTGCCCATCACCAACGCTCCCTCCCAACTGCTCCAACTTCCGCGGCTGTATCGCTGTCCACGCCGCACGACTCTCGACGGCGGTTCCCTGCAATCGATCGAAGTCGCTCACTACGTTCTCGTGCCAGTCTCCGGGCGTGAATCATTTTATCTGTTCGACGCACCGATCAATCTGTACGCCGCGTGGCTTAGCAGTCCGGAACTGCCGTACGACAATGTGATTGCCGCTGAAGGGCCGCATCACGGTGGCTTTCACTTTGCCAGTGGATTTCAACAGGGCGTTGATTTCATGCTCGATGGCAGGAAGGTCCGTTAG
- a CDS encoding 3-keto-disaccharide hydrolase: MPALSHRFLPLLLVPVLLTLTDVNMSSAADEVPDGFQAIFNGKDLTGWHGRPHFDPRKLAAMTDEEREAKKNEWTEDAQKHWSVENGELVNDGHGAYLTTDKDYGDYELRLEYKTVPRADSGIYLKGTPQVQIWDYTDPSKFGIGSSLGSGGLWNNSAGAPGKDPFVLSDRPFGEWNKVRIRQLGARTTVWLNDMLVVDNAIMENYWDRKSPLFLTGPIELQTHGGEIRWRNVAVREFKPEEANQYLSQHESQAFKSLFNGKDLSGWTGAVENYEVVDGAIRCKAGHGGLLLAEKEYANFIVRLEFKLPPGGNNGLAIRSPGDGDVAYNGMCELQVLDSEHEKYAGLDDRQYHGCAYGMAAAHRGYLRETGEWNFQQVTVNGSTIKVELNGNIIMDADLSKVTEFLAEKPHPGRERTSGFFGFAGHNDPVEFRNVSIKELPATAGKE; encoded by the coding sequence ATGCCAGCCCTCAGTCACCGCTTCCTGCCTCTCTTGCTCGTCCCCGTTCTGCTCACGCTGACGGACGTCAATATGTCTTCTGCCGCCGACGAAGTACCGGACGGCTTTCAGGCCATCTTCAACGGAAAAGATCTGACCGGCTGGCACGGCAGGCCGCATTTCGATCCTCGCAAACTGGCCGCGATGACGGATGAAGAACGCGAAGCCAAGAAGAACGAATGGACGGAAGACGCCCAAAAACACTGGTCTGTAGAAAATGGCGAACTGGTCAATGACGGTCATGGTGCTTACCTGACGACCGACAAAGACTACGGCGACTACGAACTGCGACTGGAATACAAAACTGTTCCACGAGCAGACAGTGGGATCTATCTAAAAGGCACGCCGCAGGTACAGATTTGGGACTACACCGATCCATCCAAGTTTGGGATCGGATCCAGCCTCGGCAGTGGTGGCCTGTGGAACAACAGCGCGGGAGCTCCTGGCAAAGATCCGTTTGTGTTGTCTGACCGACCGTTTGGCGAGTGGAACAAGGTTCGCATTCGACAACTGGGGGCTCGCACCACCGTGTGGTTGAACGACATGCTGGTGGTCGACAACGCGATCATGGAAAACTACTGGGACCGCAAGTCGCCGCTGTTTCTCACTGGCCCAATTGAACTGCAGACTCACGGTGGTGAGATCCGCTGGAGGAACGTTGCTGTCCGTGAGTTTAAACCGGAAGAAGCGAACCAATATCTGAGCCAGCATGAAAGTCAGGCCTTTAAGTCTCTATTCAATGGTAAAGATCTGAGCGGCTGGACGGGTGCCGTGGAAAACTACGAAGTGGTTGACGGAGCCATTCGTTGTAAAGCGGGGCACGGTGGCTTGTTGTTGGCGGAAAAGGAATACGCCAACTTCATTGTTCGTCTGGAATTCAAGTTGCCGCCAGGCGGTAACAACGGATTGGCGATCAGATCACCCGGTGACGGCGATGTGGCGTACAACGGCATGTGCGAACTGCAGGTGTTGGATTCCGAACACGAAAAGTATGCAGGCCTGGACGATCGGCAGTACCACGGTTGTGCGTATGGAATGGCGGCCGCTCACCGTGGCTATCTGCGAGAAACGGGCGAATGGAATTTCCAACAGGTCACGGTCAACGGCAGCACCATCAAGGTGGAACTGAATGGCAACATCATCATGGATGCAGACCTGTCTAAAGTGACAGAGTTTCTGGCCGAGAAACCTCATCCTGGCCGTGAACGCACGAGTGGCTTTTTCGGATTCGCGGGACACAACGATCCCGTCGAATTCCGTAACGTGTCTATCAAAGAATTGCCCGCCACAGCCGGCAAGGAATAG
- a CDS encoding DUF1559 domain-containing protein, whose protein sequence is MNRTKSRSGRPAPAPRGGFTLIELLVVIAIIAILISLLLPAVQQAREAARRTQCKNNLKQIGLALHNHHDTYNHFPPAKVAFEDSPSPAKLDSWDLSITKQNSSISAHALLLPYMEQGNLYEKITSWKGYDVLPNPDPQNRRQNWWDVDWDDAQITFPMYLCPSDPGIANSGQLPGLHSWCTDADGSGGGCGSGSSGTWGSSFWFGDVPEIGQTNYLPMGGPIGGHLDNSFSRYKGLFGSGTKSRFRDITDGSSNTIAFTEVTGGPDYSFWWIDNGAFPTGWGFGDDYNQLDSPHTGGVQVLMGDGSVRFLSENIDDTWINGVLHSLSSMGEGNVVGEF, encoded by the coding sequence ATGAATCGAACGAAATCAAGAAGCGGTCGGCCCGCTCCTGCCCCACGTGGCGGGTTCACCCTAATCGAGCTTTTGGTTGTGATTGCGATTATTGCGATCCTCATTTCGCTGTTGCTGCCTGCCGTGCAACAGGCTCGCGAAGCGGCCCGCCGGACGCAGTGCAAGAACAACCTCAAGCAAATCGGCTTAGCTCTTCACAACCACCACGATACTTACAATCACTTCCCACCGGCGAAAGTCGCATTTGAAGATAGCCCGAGCCCAGCCAAGCTTGATTCCTGGGATCTTTCGATTACGAAACAGAATTCATCGATAAGTGCTCACGCACTGCTGCTGCCCTACATGGAGCAGGGTAACCTTTACGAGAAGATCACATCATGGAAGGGCTATGACGTCCTGCCGAACCCAGATCCACAAAACCGTCGTCAAAACTGGTGGGACGTTGATTGGGATGATGCTCAAATCACGTTTCCGATGTACCTGTGTCCGTCTGACCCAGGCATCGCGAACTCCGGACAACTGCCAGGATTGCACTCGTGGTGCACCGACGCGGATGGTAGCGGCGGCGGTTGTGGCTCAGGTAGCAGCGGAACCTGGGGGTCATCGTTCTGGTTTGGGGATGTTCCTGAAATAGGCCAGACGAACTACCTGCCGATGGGCGGCCCAATCGGTGGCCACCTCGATAACAGTTTCTCTCGCTACAAAGGTCTGTTCGGAAGCGGCACGAAGTCAAGATTTCGAGATATCACGGACGGGTCAAGCAACACCATCGCGTTTACCGAAGTCACGGGCGGTCCAGATTACAGCTTCTGGTGGATTGATAACGGAGCGTTTCCAACTGGCTGGGGATTTGGCGATGATTACAATCAGCTGGACAGCCCTCATACAGGTGGAGTCCAGGTTTTGATGGGCGACGGATCAGTTCGCTTCCTTTCAGAAAACATCGACGATACCTGGATCAACGGTGTGTTGCACAGCTTATCATCTATGGGCGAAGGGAATGTAGTGGGCGAATTTTAG
- a CDS encoding efflux RND transporter permease subunit has product MSRLFDFLIARPKSTLLAVTTFTLLIGLGALRLRIDFSPQQVYIGEDNSVEFSEAHKKMFRFEDSIVLVVLEAVDEQSLLREDCLRWMKDLADGVRDLEGVRVVTSLATLERPRINIRGNDRVTWSHLLSEELYSDRDYLLDRVERLPLLNDTLISSDNQMMMTLIDLDPAARSITAVTERVNAITDVIARLPTPANTDTFVSGVPAIRVDVINSIIRDQTQMVPLCSALFLVVSFIIFRSFKVTLLCLVAALTSVVMTMGLMGWFGIMFSVMSNMIPALLLIIGAANNVHVLSRFQVEVRQSGNDYATCAKTTMMEMSRTCLLTLATTGIGFGSLLVARSELLQSLAVQAAAGMACCYFGLMFVLPQTLILCGSALARRADNNHKKSSPAADSTVPATTENVRLKTSRLDTMWKTFGTMIGRYSVAIVAFHLLLAGWTVWSARNIPVNSYMFETYDGDHPTMEAVRKIDEHMSGLISLEIQLQADTREELFQPEVALALAKVREAIGLDERVTFYRDYIEFLSSFDRGRTLEGDSEAIGASLKRIQLALRQIGDPEVTSSFLAREEPAARVMMRIHDVGSAGMKALIADVDVILKKELPQNISFAITGDAYLHAFCMDAFVRDLFTSLVTASGVIFLLITLLFRSLRIGLIAAVPNMFPLVMTLGYLHLRGYELTAGNVLVFAISLGIAVDDTIHFLARFRDERRNAEPLEAVRNTLHTSGRAIVLTSVLVVSGLSVLIFSDFVPTRRFAELTAITMCSALPGDVILLPALLNLFAGRGRRQVQTETPTDLGEPQGDN; this is encoded by the coding sequence ATGTCCCGCCTGTTCGACTTCCTGATCGCACGACCTAAGTCGACACTGTTGGCGGTGACAACGTTCACATTGCTGATCGGCCTGGGTGCGCTGCGACTTCGAATCGATTTTTCGCCGCAGCAGGTGTACATCGGTGAGGACAACTCAGTCGAATTCAGCGAAGCACACAAGAAGATGTTTCGCTTTGAAGACAGCATCGTGCTGGTCGTGCTGGAAGCTGTCGATGAGCAGTCGCTGCTAAGAGAAGATTGCCTGCGCTGGATGAAAGATCTGGCCGACGGAGTGCGCGACCTTGAAGGCGTGCGCGTCGTCACTTCGCTGGCAACTCTGGAACGCCCGCGCATCAACATACGTGGTAACGATCGAGTGACATGGTCACATTTGTTAAGCGAAGAACTGTATTCTGACCGCGACTACCTGCTCGATCGTGTTGAACGTCTTCCGTTGTTGAACGATACGCTGATCAGTTCTGACAATCAGATGATGATGACGCTTATCGACCTCGACCCGGCCGCTCGTTCGATCACGGCCGTGACAGAGCGAGTCAACGCGATCACCGATGTGATCGCGCGGCTGCCAACTCCGGCGAACACAGACACATTTGTATCCGGCGTGCCCGCGATTCGAGTGGATGTGATCAACAGCATCATTCGCGATCAGACACAAATGGTCCCGCTGTGCAGTGCACTGTTTCTGGTTGTGTCGTTCATCATTTTTCGCAGTTTCAAGGTGACGCTGCTGTGCCTCGTCGCCGCACTCACGTCTGTCGTGATGACGATGGGGCTGATGGGCTGGTTCGGCATCATGTTTTCTGTGATGAGCAACATGATTCCCGCGCTGCTGCTGATTATCGGCGCGGCGAACAACGTGCACGTGCTTAGCCGGTTTCAGGTGGAAGTGCGGCAGTCCGGAAACGACTACGCGACCTGTGCCAAAACGACGATGATGGAAATGAGCAGGACCTGTTTGCTGACGCTGGCCACCACGGGGATCGGTTTCGGCAGCCTGCTGGTCGCTCGATCCGAACTGCTTCAATCGCTGGCCGTGCAGGCGGCCGCTGGCATGGCCTGCTGTTATTTCGGTCTGATGTTCGTGCTCCCACAGACACTCATTCTCTGCGGCTCGGCCCTCGCTCGCCGTGCAGACAATAACCATAAAAAGTCGTCGCCTGCAGCAGATTCGACAGTCCCGGCAACAACCGAAAACGTCCGTCTCAAGACATCTCGACTGGACACGATGTGGAAAACTTTCGGCACGATGATTGGTCGGTACTCGGTGGCTATCGTGGCCTTTCATCTGCTGCTTGCCGGGTGGACGGTCTGGAGTGCTCGGAACATTCCCGTCAATTCTTATATGTTTGAAACCTATGATGGTGACCATCCCACGATGGAAGCCGTTCGGAAAATCGACGAACACATGTCCGGCTTGATCTCGCTGGAAATCCAGTTGCAGGCCGACACGCGCGAAGAACTCTTTCAACCGGAAGTCGCATTGGCACTGGCGAAAGTTCGTGAGGCGATCGGACTGGACGAGCGAGTTACCTTCTATCGCGATTACATTGAGTTCCTGTCGTCCTTTGATCGCGGCCGCACGTTGGAAGGTGATTCTGAGGCGATCGGTGCGTCCCTAAAACGTATCCAACTGGCTCTGCGCCAAATCGGTGACCCCGAAGTGACGTCTTCGTTTCTTGCTCGCGAAGAACCGGCCGCGCGAGTGATGATGAGAATTCATGACGTTGGCAGTGCGGGTATGAAAGCTCTGATCGCTGATGTTGATGTGATTCTGAAAAAGGAGTTACCACAAAATATCTCCTTTGCCATCACGGGCGACGCCTACCTGCACGCCTTTTGCATGGACGCCTTCGTACGCGATTTATTTACGTCGTTGGTGACGGCTTCGGGCGTTATCTTTTTGCTGATCACTCTGCTGTTTCGTTCGCTACGGATTGGCCTGATCGCTGCTGTGCCGAACATGTTTCCGCTGGTGATGACACTCGGCTACCTGCACCTGCGAGGTTACGAACTCACGGCGGGCAACGTTTTGGTCTTTGCAATTAGCCTCGGGATTGCTGTGGACGACACGATCCATTTTCTGGCTCGCTTCCGCGACGAGCGCCGCAATGCCGAACCACTGGAAGCCGTGCGAAACACGCTTCATACCAGTGGTCGAGCAATCGTGCTGACAAGCGTGCTGGTTGTCAGCGGTTTAAGTGTTCTGATCTTCTCAGACTTTGTCCCGACTCGCCGCTTTGCAGAGTTAACCGCCATCACGATGTGCTCCGCCCTGCCCGGCGATGTCATCCTTCTGCCCGCGCTGTTGAACCTGTTTGCCGGACGCGGCCGCCGTCAGGTGCAGACAGAGACGCCCACGGATTTGGGCGAGCCGCAAGGCGACAACTAG
- a CDS encoding FG-GAP repeat domain-containing protein, whose translation MNAIAVWSLLAGASFFQPNVSFEKQVLTERYYCDGITSGDINSDGHPDIAAGPFWYEGPEFKVAHEIYEPVALPMADSPSNAMFTFVHDFNSDGKPDVLVLGRVHKHEAKWYENPGESDELWKSHFVFERVRGESPELVDLNGDGVPQLICHWDGRWGYIQPNPAEPYEPWKFTPVGENEDWPQFYHGQGVGDVDGDGRLDMIVNDGWYRQPEKSQAGNWPFTRGKFSLEVGGAQMFVDDVDADGDNDVISAVDAHGWGLAWYENQRPSGEFPFVQHLMMHDRSREKEFGAAFSQPHALAHADIDGDGLKDVIVGKRMWAHGPKGDVEPNAAQVVYWFQLQRDKDGGVKFVPHLIDSKSGVGVQITAADVNNDGRVDVLTASKLGCFVFLNREPASDAR comes from the coding sequence ATGAACGCTATTGCCGTTTGGTCTCTACTCGCTGGTGCGTCGTTCTTCCAGCCGAATGTCAGCTTCGAAAAACAGGTTCTGACCGAACGCTACTATTGCGACGGTATCACGTCCGGCGACATCAATTCCGACGGACATCCGGATATCGCCGCCGGGCCGTTCTGGTATGAAGGCCCGGAGTTCAAAGTCGCTCACGAAATCTATGAACCCGTCGCGCTGCCGATGGCCGACAGTCCCAGCAACGCGATGTTTACCTTCGTTCACGACTTTAACAGCGACGGAAAGCCGGATGTTCTGGTCCTTGGCCGAGTTCACAAACACGAAGCGAAGTGGTACGAAAATCCAGGCGAGTCTGATGAGCTTTGGAAGTCTCACTTCGTGTTTGAACGCGTTCGCGGTGAGTCGCCGGAACTGGTTGATCTCAACGGCGATGGCGTGCCTCAGTTAATTTGTCACTGGGACGGCCGCTGGGGCTACATCCAGCCTAATCCTGCGGAGCCGTACGAACCGTGGAAGTTCACTCCGGTTGGCGAAAACGAGGATTGGCCGCAGTTCTATCATGGGCAGGGCGTCGGCGATGTGGATGGTGACGGTCGGCTGGACATGATCGTCAACGATGGCTGGTACCGTCAGCCGGAAAAATCGCAGGCTGGTAACTGGCCGTTCACGCGAGGCAAATTTTCGCTCGAAGTCGGCGGAGCTCAAATGTTCGTCGACGACGTAGATGCGGACGGCGACAACGATGTGATCTCCGCCGTTGACGCGCACGGTTGGGGATTGGCCTGGTACGAAAACCAGCGTCCGTCTGGCGAGTTCCCGTTTGTTCAGCACCTAATGATGCATGACCGATCGCGAGAAAAGGAATTCGGCGCGGCATTCAGCCAGCCACATGCTCTGGCTCACGCAGACATCGATGGCGACGGACTGAAAGACGTCATCGTCGGAAAACGCATGTGGGCTCATGGACCAAAGGGCGACGTCGAACCCAACGCGGCTCAGGTGGTCTACTGGTTTCAGCTTCAACGCGATAAAGACGGTGGCGTAAAATTCGTGCCACACTTAATCGACAGCAAATCCGGCGTTGGAGTGCAGATTACTGCGGCCGATGTAAACAACGACGGGCGGGTCGATGTGCTGACCGCGTCGAAGCTGGGCTGCTTCGTGTTTTTGAATCGCGAACCGGCCAGCGACGCACGTTAA
- a CDS encoding serine hydrolase domain-containing protein, translating to MPATPSLIAERIQHVAESSNIQQLDVCYGGAADQIGVQYSAKTSSASSETDASAGNRRYLIASITKPIVAMAALMLAAEGEFSLVDRIDSLLPMFRKAAFRRIKVRHLLTHTSGFPDMLPANTELRAAHAP from the coding sequence ATGCCCGCCACCCCGTCACTCATCGCCGAACGAATTCAGCACGTCGCTGAATCGTCCAACATTCAGCAACTGGACGTCTGCTACGGCGGCGCGGCGGATCAGATTGGTGTTCAGTACTCGGCCAAAACAAGTTCAGCGTCATCAGAAACGGACGCCTCTGCCGGCAACCGCCGGTATCTGATCGCGTCGATTACCAAACCGATCGTGGCGATGGCCGCGTTAATGCTGGCGGCGGAAGGTGAGTTCAGTCTGGTGGATCGCATCGATTCACTGTTGCCAATGTTTCGGAAAGCCGCCTTTCGACGCATTAAAGTTCGGCACCTGTTGACTCATACTTCCGGCTTTCCGGACATGCTTCCCGCCAATACGGAACTGCGGGCCGCTCATGCGCCGTAG
- a CDS encoding ISAs1 family transposase, whose translation MPLSTSFVDHFSDVTDPRRGEPVYPLQNILFIAVCAVISGADDFVAIAKFGRTKRDWFAKYLDLSAGIPSHDRFNAILALIRPAEFEKCLLNWITSLQKISDGQIIAIDGKTLRRSYDKASGKSAIHMVSAWATANHISLGQVVVDAKSNEITAIPKLLELIEVSGALVTIDAMGCQTEIASKIVDAEADYCLAAKGNQPTLHAGLVAFFADHLEDDFARCPVRRFETKENTGGREDLRQYLICRAPEDLPDAHRWKNLKAIGIAINNTLRDGKMCIGIRYYILSRYVSGRRFAEAVRSHWGVENNLHWQLDVTFQEDQSRIRKGHADMNFSILRRTALSLLKNESTAKVGIKNKRLNAAWDETYLAKVLFGK comes from the coding sequence ATGCCTTTGTCCACCAGTTTTGTCGATCATTTCTCTGATGTTACGGATCCAAGGCGCGGTGAGCCGGTCTATCCGCTTCAAAATATTCTGTTCATTGCAGTCTGTGCTGTGATCAGTGGCGCGGATGATTTTGTCGCGATTGCGAAGTTTGGCAGAACGAAACGAGATTGGTTTGCGAAGTATCTCGATCTGTCCGCAGGGATTCCGTCGCACGATCGTTTCAACGCCATCCTCGCTCTGATTCGTCCTGCAGAATTTGAAAAGTGCTTACTGAATTGGATCACTTCTCTGCAGAAAATCAGTGACGGACAAATCATCGCGATCGATGGTAAGACACTCCGTCGCAGCTATGACAAAGCCAGTGGCAAGTCGGCCATCCACATGGTCAGTGCATGGGCCACAGCCAATCATATCAGTCTCGGGCAAGTCGTCGTCGATGCGAAGAGTAATGAGATTACGGCGATTCCCAAACTGCTGGAATTGATCGAGGTTTCCGGTGCTTTAGTGACGATTGACGCCATGGGTTGCCAAACGGAAATCGCGTCGAAGATTGTCGACGCAGAGGCGGACTATTGTCTTGCCGCGAAAGGCAATCAGCCCACGCTACACGCAGGTCTTGTCGCGTTCTTCGCCGACCATTTGGAAGATGACTTTGCACGCTGTCCGGTGCGACGATTTGAAACGAAAGAAAACACCGGCGGCCGCGAAGATTTGCGACAGTATCTGATCTGTCGTGCGCCGGAGGATCTTCCGGACGCACATCGCTGGAAGAACCTGAAGGCGATCGGGATCGCGATCAACAACACTCTCCGCGACGGCAAAATGTGCATCGGCATCCGCTATTACATTTTAAGCCGTTATGTCTCCGGCCGTCGTTTCGCCGAAGCTGTGCGGAGCCATTGGGGTGTCGAGAACAATTTGCATTGGCAACTGGACGTCACTTTCCAGGAAGATCAATCGAGGATCCGTAAAGGCCACGCAGACATGAACTTCAGCATCCTTCGCCGCACGGCGTTGAGTCTTCTGAAAAACGAATCCACAGCCAAGGTGGGGATCAAAAACAAAAGACTCAATGCTGCCTGGGATGAGACATACCTCGCGAAAGTCCTGTTCGGCAAATGA
- a CDS encoding serine hydrolase domain-containing protein, translating to MQSPCHAPLDDFLRHAADVPLDFSTATDCRYSSVGFLLLGAIVEKATGLPLPEILRREFFGPLRMQDTWLGVPENRADELLPTVLPSILPAWQAEPDTGEDAVESGNDWGWNSRYWRTLGAPWGGMISSAGDLGRYAAMMLSGGFSDAGERILPNAVVQAAMANQTGELAAQADFVGAARAWGLGWRQNWPGHSASFGDFLSPTAFGHWGATGTTMWMDPASQQFAAILTTTPYEESCSAIQRVSNIVTVL from the coding sequence GTGCAATCCCCCTGTCATGCGCCGCTTGACGACTTTCTGCGACACGCAGCCGACGTGCCACTCGATTTTTCGACGGCAACGGACTGCCGATATTCGAGTGTCGGGTTTTTGCTGTTGGGAGCGATCGTTGAAAAGGCAACCGGATTGCCGCTGCCAGAAATTCTGCGGCGAGAGTTCTTTGGTCCTTTACGAATGCAGGATACATGGCTGGGCGTCCCGGAAAATCGAGCGGACGAACTACTACCAACGGTGCTGCCGTCCATCCTTCCCGCGTGGCAGGCAGAGCCCGACACCGGCGAGGACGCTGTTGAAAGTGGCAACGACTGGGGCTGGAACAGCCGCTATTGGCGCACTCTGGGAGCACCGTGGGGCGGCATGATTTCTTCCGCCGGCGATCTGGGACGGTACGCCGCCATGATGCTAAGCGGAGGTTTCAGCGACGCGGGAGAACGCATTCTGCCGAACGCCGTCGTGCAGGCAGCGATGGCAAATCAGACCGGCGAATTGGCGGCGCAGGCAGACTTCGTCGGCGCGGCGCGAGCGTGGGGGCTTGGTTGGCGGCAAAACTGGCCCGGACATTCGGCTTCGTTTGGCGATTTCCTTTCGCCCACTGCCTTTGGTCATTGGGGAGCCACCGGAACCACGATGTGGATGGATCCGGCGAGTCAGCAGTTCGCCGCCATCCTGACCACGACGCCGTACGAAGAAAGCTGCTCAGCGATTCAACGCGTATCCAACATCGTGACGGTGTTGTAA